From the genome of Perca fluviatilis chromosome 1, GENO_Pfluv_1.0, whole genome shotgun sequence, one region includes:
- the mfng gene encoding beta-1,3-N-acetylglucosaminyltransferase manic fringe, whose amino-acid sequence MQKKWIRRRLPVLILTIFIILYVDFQLRTSSPPKLSVAHHPSPFVLPRPIHRAPSPATDAQTPSSSSSSTGNGGHPASGVAHVTQPKLKLEDIFVAVKTTGRFHKTRLALLLETWISRTKAHTFIFTDTEDVDLHSEGYNMVVTGCQSDHSQQALSCKMSAEYDGFMASDKRWFCHVDDDNYVHPEALLSLLSAFPQDGDIYVGKPSLDKPITAHELLEGNATREVRFWFATGGAGFCLSRQLAEKMAPWARGSKFEQTSATIRLPDDCTVGFIVEKRLGISMVHCPLFHSHLENLLLINHRSIPHQVTLSYGMFENKMNSIEVKGRFSKEEDPSRFKTVHCMLYPFTSWCP is encoded by the exons ATGCAGAAGAAATGGATACGTCGGAGGTTGCCCGTTTTGATTCTCACCATCTTCATTATTCTCTATGTGGACTTTCAATTACGCACCAGCAGCCCTCCAAAGCTCAGCGTGGCTCACCATCCGTCACCATTTGTTCTTCCGCGCCCCATCCATCGGGCTCCATCCCCGGCCACGGACGCACAGACCCCgtctagcagcagcagcagcaccgggaACGGAGGACACCCAGCCTCCGGAGTTGCACATGTCACCCAGCCAAAACTGAAGCTGGAGGACATCTTCGTCGCCGTGAAGACCACCGGGAGGTTCCACAAGACGCGTCTTGCGCTCCTGTTGGAGACGTGGATCTCCAGAACCAAGGCGCAC ACTTTCATTTTCACAGACACGGAGGATGTGGACTTGCATTCAGAAG GTTATAACATGGTGGTAACAGGCTGCCAGTCGGATCACAGCCAGCAGGCTCTGTCCTGCAAGATGTCCGCTGAGTACGACGGCTTCATGGCCTCAGACAAGAG GTGGTTTTGTCATGTGGACGATGATAACTACGTGCACCCGGAGGCCCTCCTCTCCCTGCTCTCAGCCTTTCCCCAGGACGGCGACATCTACGTGGGCAAACCGAGTCTGGACAAGCCCATCACTGCTCATGAACTGCTGGAGGGCAATGCAACG AGGGAAGTGCGGTTCTGGTTCGCTACAGGAGGAGCAGGATTCTGTCTGAGTCGGCAGCTGGCGGAGAAGATGGCTCCATGGGCCAG GGGCTCAAAGTTCGAGCAGACGTCGGCTACGATCCGTCTCCCTGACGACTGTACGGTGGGCTTCATCGTGGAGAAGAGGCTGGGCATCTCCATGGTCCACTGTCCTTTATTCCACTCCCACCTGGAAAACCTGCTGCTCATCAACCACAGAAGCATTCCACACCAG GTGACTCTGAGCTATGGGATGTTTGAGAACAAGATGAACAGCATCGAGGTGAAAGGACGCTTCTCTAAGGAGGAAGACCCCTCCAG GTTTAAGACTGTCCACTGCATGCTGTATCCTTTCACCAGCTGGTGTCCTTGA